The genomic stretch AATGACATTTATAGTGGGTGTGTTGTAAGAAACAGTTAAGACAGCTAGTGAACTAGGAAAGCTTTCTCCACATGACTCTCTTCTGATGATAGTAAAAACTTCCAGTCTGCTAGACTGAACAGTCTGTGAATGATAGTGAAGTTGCTTCTTGCAACTATAGTAGGTTGTGGACCTGAACCATCTCATACCAGCTCGTAAGAGTTTACCGTTAAAGATGACTATTAACTTTTCAGGAATTCTGTGACCGCATTTACCAGTACAGTCCTGATTACAAAGGTATTCTCTAAATTTAAGCAAatcatgttaaaataaaaattaatagataAACTAAATTTATTTCCTAGTAGGGTGATAAAAGAGCTAGAAATGAGGCAATTGCCAAATGCTGGAGATATATTCTCTGAAGTGATTCTTATTTATGATCCCTATGGCTGCATGTCCacattggaaattaaaaaacatgCAGCAGATCAAATCAGAATGCTCCATTGCACATATTCTGTTTGAAAAATCAAATATGTAGACATTTAATCACTCAATGTTACAGCATTGGTATATGGAAATTCTTTCCAGTATTGCAAACAATAGAGGTAGAAATATGTGCTAGTCcccttttgttttcaaattacataaaattattttgaaatttttctgttaCTTCATCCCCATACATTTCTGTGGCATTTAatttaatcaggttccacttcTTCATCAGGCCAGTAAAAACTTTTACTATTTAAAGAATCTCTTTAGTTAAAGCAATTTTGATCTTGTAAGCTTAAATaagtggcttccctgggggctcagctgtaaagaatctgcctgtcagtgctgGAGATGCCTGAGATGTCcctttgatccccaggtcaggaatatccctggaggaggaaatggcaaccccctccagtattcttgccaggaatatcccatgaacagaagaacctgtagcctatagtccatggggtcgttaagagtgaGTCaagactgagcatctgagcacagacACATGcatgtcaaagaaaaaaatattaatggatTGTTGCAATCTTAGGTAGCTGTTTACACTTCCCCATGTCAGAGGAACATGGGGAATCTTTGTTCTGGGGCATTTCTCAGAATCCATCAATGACACCTTCCAAACTGGACCTTACACTAGTTTTCTGGTGCAGAATTAATGCCTGGAAAATTTAATGTCTTTCCCAAGCTGGCATTTGTAATGAATAGGGAAAATATACACAAGTCCAGACATCTAGTTGTCTTAGATGGGGCCAAGACCATCGATCTGAACAGGGTCCATGGTtttgggtttcctggtggctcagatggtaacgaatctgtgTGAAATGCAAGAGGCCTGGCTTTTGTCCTTGGGTTGGCAGGattccttagagaaggaaatcacTACCCACTCCtggagtctcttgggctgcaaggagatcacactagTCAATCCTctaggaaaacaaccctgaatgttcactggaaggactgattctgaagctgaagctctaatactttgtgCACCTGATgggatgagctgactcattggaaaagaccctgatgagggaaagattaaggacaggaggagaagggggtgacagagggcgagatggttggatgatgtcactcaatggacgtgagtctgaccaaactctgggacacagtggaggacagggaagcctggcatgtttcagtccgtggggtcacatacaatcagacatgacttagtgactcaaatTGAGGAGACACACACATTGACAAAGCTTGCCTACTCACAATCTACATGGtaaacatttccttctcctctctgcgcCACTACTGTGATTAAGGTGCAGCTATCATAATTCctggaaaacaaacacacaagacATTCCTTCGTCACTATCCGTTCCCCAGCGCTGGAGGTCACCCTTCCATGAACAGGGTTCACACACTCTTCTTCACTTGCATCACCCCCACCATTCACTGCCTGTTGGAGACCAAACCCCATGATAGAATTCAACAGTCTTCCCGTTTTTAGTTGGGCCAGATTGTGCTTACGTGAGAATAAAACTAATGGACAGTTTTTCACAGTTGTCAATGCATTCAAATCGACGGAAGTATACCCTCAGTGGGCCTCCTTCCTCAATCTTCTCCTTGTTATCCGCAGCCATGTAAATGGTGTACCAGTTTCCCGTAATCTAACAAGGAAGGTCTGCATAAACATCAGTCTGGCTACATGTTTTCCACCAACACCCAGCACAATCTTTGCATTTGCGTTTACCTCGGAAGAGAAGTAAAGTCAATCTTATTAAGCAAAGTAGTGTTCCACCTCCTACCTTGCAGATTAAtgggaaatgaaataataattcaCATTCAAGCAGAAAGAATAGAATTCAGAGTTTCTTGAAATAGCTAAAACAATACCATTAAAACCGTGACAATTCATAACTCCCTATATGATAGcatattagcttttatttttcttacatacAGACAAATCAGAtgaaaaaaacatacaaagatCATGAAGATAGAGTGTTGTATTATGCTCATGTAGATATGTGTATCacagtatatgtgtgtatgtacacatatacatacgtaCACAAGCTGGTCATCCATGTTAACAAGACTATCTTTCTCTGTCACACTCACAGAACCAACACCTTCTTCCAGATCAGCAGAATTTGGGTACCTCTGAGGCTTCTGGCTGAGCTGGGGCTTCTTGGGCAGCACAAACCAGGCCAAGGAGAAGAGTCAGGAACACAGCCTTCATCTTGTGAGTCTATTGATTCATCCTCTACAGAATCTGACGGTTTCCCAGTTTTGAAGTGGTTGTGAATTGTTTCTGCTGTTTATAGGACACATCTCTTGGCACAATATGTAATTACCAAATAGTGATTATTTATAAAACCTTGGTTGCATTGATGTAATCTGATATCCTGGTTGGCAGCTCAGCTTCTTTCGCAATCTGtggtttttaataaatgtattaattttaagaGAAGCATAAGTAAATTTGGACATTTGGCCTTCAGTCTAGATGAGAAATCACAGCACGTATGAAATATTTCAAGCACAGTGGTATGTATGTTGCTTTGTATCCTCAGATTCCAAAATGGGACAAACAGTCCTAGACACATAACCCCAAATTCTGTGTTCTTCCTTCAGCATTGAAGCAGTCAGTTTAAGCTTATTTTTCAGAACTAAAGATGGTACTGTCtggtgtggtttagtcactcaattgtgtgcGACTCtggtccccatggactgtggctcgccaggcacctgtgtccatgggatctcccacgCAAGGTTATTGGACTGAGTTGACATTTACCTCTCCAAAGGATcctcctgacctgggattgaacccgagtcacCTGCATGCAGGCAGTCTcttttattgcaggcagattctctatcaactgggccatgagggaagcccctgtctGGTGTAAGGAGACTAATCTGTGGCATGTGTCCCAGGAACCCATTATGAGGGCATTTCTCAGAGGagtctatattttttatttgaaattgaaGTATTAGTTGATGTACagtgagtcagttcagtcactcagttgtgtctgattctttgcaatctcatggactgcagcatgccaggcttcgctgtccatcaccaatgcccaaaacttgcccaaagtcatgtccatcaagttggtgatgccatccaaccatctcattctctgtcatccgcttctcctcctgccttcaatcttttccagcatcagggtcttttcctttttttatttcattttattttattatatatatattttttccatttatttttattagttggaggcaaattactttacaatattgtagtggtttttgccatacattgacatgaatcagccatggatttacatgtgttccccatcctgaacccccctcccacctccctcctcatcccatccctctgggacatcccagtgcaccagccctgagcacttgtctcatgcatctaacctggactggcgatctgtttcacccttgatagtatacatgttttgatgctgttctctcagatcatcccaccctcgccttctcccacagagtccaaaagtctgttctgtacatctgtgtctctttttctgtcttgcatatagggttatcattatgatctttctaaattccatatatatgcgttaggatactatattggtgtttatctctctggcttacttcactctgtataatgggctcctgggcactcctgggcatacacaccgaggaaaccagatctgaaagagacacgtgcaccccaatgttcatcgcatcactgtttataatagccaggacatggaagcaacctagatgcccatcagcagacgaatggataagaaagctgtagtacGTATAcactatgcaatattactcagccgttaaaaagaatacatttgaatcagttctaatgagatggataaaactggagcccattatacagagtggtgtaaaccagaaagataaacaccaatacagtatactaacacatatatatggaatttagaatggtcttttccatttttaatggtATTATACAGTTATAGACATATCAtgtagtgattcataatttttatggACCCATTTATCATTATAAGAATATTGGCTTTATTCCCTGTGTtgtagaatataattttttacactgtttattttatacataatagctaATACCTCTTGCTCCACTCCTCTTATCTTACCCCAACCCCCTTTGCTATCCACACTAGTAACCACTAGTGGGTTGTGTGTATCTGTTggtttgctgcttttttttttttataatattgacctgttggatttattttttagattcaacatacaagtgacatcatacagtatttgtctttctctgtataaattctttcacttagcctaTACCCTCAATGTCCACCCAAGTTGCTACAGATGGCAAAACTTCAGTGTGTGTAGTAttccatcgtgtgtgtgtgtgtgtgtgtgtgtgtgtgtgtgtgtgtacactatgGCTTTGTTTAGTAGATTGTTATATGTaaatttaatgaattattttcaaCAGGAGAAAGTTCTTATTTCCTACCCTACTCAAGGATTCCTCACAAGTTCATCTCTACAATTTCGTTTTGTCCTGTGGATGTAACCTAGTCTCACTACAGTGGGTAAGATTTCTGCCTTACTTTTAGCTCTTGATACTAAGATGTGTGTTTTTTCAACGTTCTTCCTGAACTATTCAAGAATCAGGGAACCCAGATGAAAGAAATCATGGGCAACCACTCTGTCAATTATACTCAGACAGTTTGCTTTCAGGACACCAGCTCTGTGATGATCttgtcaataataataaaaaaatgggTGGATAATGATTAGAGATATAAAAGTACAGAAATTGAACTGAACCTCTGTAACTGAaccaagcaaactccaggatttggtgatggacagggaagcctggtgtgctgcagtccatgggattgccaagagtcagacttggctgagtgactgaactgaactgaactctatagCTGAAGTGAAAGGTGAGTTTTTAAAACTCATTCAGTTGAGATTCAACAAAAGTTCACATATTTGAGGTACACGGTTGGTAAGCTTTGGATGAAGTGAGCAGTGCAGACCTTTTCTCAATCAGCATGGTAAGCTTATTGGTAAAGATCAGAACTATGCTTGGGCTCCTTGCTCATCCTTCCTTCTGCCCCTTCTCAGCCACCTCCCACCCGGTCCTGGGAGCCCTCTCTTCAGTTTTCTGGCCCAGTAAGTCAGTTGACActctttagaattttccaaaaatggaatctgtgtgtgtgtttctagcttctttcacttagcatgtttatTTTAACAATTGTCTGTATTTTTTGTAGACTCCATTGCTATTGACCCCTGCATTGTATTATCTTGAGattcccctgatagctcagttggtaaggaatccacctgcaatggaggagaccgtggttcgattcctgggtccgtaagttcccctggagaagggataggcttcctgctccagtattcctattcttcccttgtggctcaggtggtaaagaatctgcctgcaatccaggaggcctgggttcaatccctggcttgggaagatcaaCCTTTTGgtcttccctgaaagctcagttggtaaagtattATCTTGCTTGGTCACAgtgctgtgtgtgggctcagttgctaagtgtgtccagctttttttgacaccccatggactgtagcctttgtccactgacaggttcctctgggggggatttcccagggaagaatactggagtgggtgccattttcttctccaggttgtcttcccgatccaaggatgGAAAcggtgtctcctgaactggcaggcaggggGGTTATTTACtcttgagccaccaaggaagtatgGATATATCCCATCTTACCCATTCACATGTTGATAGATACCGGTTCATAGACAAGTCTCTATAAGAAAATGGGCCATTTTATCTCCTTGGTAGACACTTAGGGGTGGAACTACTGGATCTCAATATGTTCCGATTTTAGAGTACTGCCAACAGTCGTTGAGAGTTTCCATTGCTTCAGACCCTTGCCAGGATTCAGTGTGATCATTTCAGATCACACAAATGAACAGCACcattcagttattttcattttagacatTAAAGTAAGTGTGTGAGTGTATCTAGTTACCATCCTAACTTTCATTTCCTGAGGGAATAACGCCATGGGACAACTTTTTAGGTCTCTACTTCCCACTTATCTATTTTCTTTGCTAAGTGTCTCTTTAAATCATCCGGTCgttatgaaataaattatttgtttCCTTATTATGAAAGTTGGAGGAGGTTTAAGTATTCTGGGAACAAGTCCTTTTCGAGATAGAAGGGCAAATATTTTTCCTCAGCCCCAGGCTTCTTTTGTACTTTCTTAAGAATGTTCCTcaagtttgtaaatattttcgtGTTGATCTAGGCCTGCTTACTAACATAGTGTCCCCTGAGAATGAATCTGACTTGGTGTATTTTCTAATCAGTAACCTCTTGGTCTTAAGTCACAGAGTTTCCACCCATGTTTTACCTCTTGAGTCTTCcttgctttgaaagtgaaagtcgcttggtcgtgtccgactttttgcgaccccactggactatacagtccttggaattctctggagtggatagcctttccctctccaaggaatcttcccaacccaggaattaaatccaagtctcccacattgaagccaatggcttctttaccagctgagccacaagggaaggccttTCTTGTTTTAGGTCTTACATATAGGTCTATGAATCTCTCTGTTATTTCTAAAACATGGAGCAAGGAATGCattgaattatttgtttttggcaTGTGGATATCCCACTTTTCCAGTAACTTTACtccataaatttcttttttttccactgaatttCCTTTGTACTTTTATGCAAAATTCGATTGGGTGTATATTCCTGTCTCTTTTCCTGGTGCAGGatttcttttggtttcttccccccacccccaccattctTTGTGTTTGAGACAGCATTTAATTAAAGACAATTAGAACATGAAGCTCATATGTCTCACCTTCAACACGTTTGTGTCAAAAGCATAAAGTGTTCATGGTTCACAAACTTGTGAGTATAGGATTGCTCATCCATTTATACTAGATTACAGTATTATGTTTTTCTCCTGATTTTCCCACAGAGCTATCTAAACCAGCAAGACAATATGTCTGCTACATTTTGAACCAAAAACAAGTAATCATTGAATAAATGCTTGAGACTTGCAGAGTCTTCAACATAATCAGATGATCAGTTTCAAACATAAAGCTTTATTGACTTaaataagttgttgttgttgtttagccacttgGTAGTGTCCGACtattgtgaccccgtggactgtaacccaccaggctcctctgtccctgggatttcccagacaagaatactggagtgggtttccattcccttctccatgggatcttcctgacccaggacttgaacctgggtctcctgcattgcaggtagattctttcccaactgagctacaaggtgTTTTTGTTTAGTTATAGTTACCTGAAGAACTCCTGTGATTTATTGAAAGATGTAATGAACAGTATGGTGACTATTATTAAAATTGCACGTATACTTGTCACTCAGAGCATAGCTTTTAAGTGTTCTTATCTCACTCATGTAACACACAGACAGGGTAAGTGTGTGAGCAGGTAGATATGTGTATTTACTCATTTCTTATTACAATCACAATGGCATTTACCCCTTGACTATACCTTCCTGATccttgttgttcagccgctaattcatgtccaactctttgtgaccccatggactacagggagtccaggcttccctgtccatcaccaactcccggagcttgctcaaactcaggtccactgagtcagtggctCCACcctaccatctcctcctctgtcattccattctcctggcttcaacctttcccagcatcagggtcctttctgaTGAGTCCTGCTCCTTTACTCCCTGCAAAGTTTAAGAGTTCATTGATCCACACTGATTAAACCCAATCCATAGATTGAGAATATACTTGCCATAGATTCCTCTTTTCCAGGATTTTATATATTGTTAGCTGGAGAAGAtccttgaaaataatttctaaagataaaaattttgCAGTGGCTCCTA from Cervus elaphus chromosome X, mCerEla1.1, whole genome shotgun sequence encodes the following:
- the LOC122690842 gene encoding allergen Bos d 2-like isoform X1 yields the protein MKAVFLTLLLGLVCAAQEAPAQPEASEITGNWYTIYMAADNKEKIEEGGPLRVYFRRFECIDNCEKLSISFILTNYDSCTLITVVAQRGEGNVYHVDYMGKNSVQLIPVSQTMLVFYAQNFDGEKTTKVTYAVGKGDSLSQEDIQKYEEMNNEKGIPNENTEDGAHTDHCPK